From Streptomyces sp. NBC_00775, one genomic window encodes:
- a CDS encoding MCE family protein, with translation MKNLKRRVAVVTALTLVATLTYVLWPRSEPVHVTAYFPRTVGIYPGSDVRVLGVRIGEVEKITPEGDRVRVELKYDAGRKVPADAKAAIINSSVVSDRYVQLLPVYRKGPVLRNGAVIPETRTVVPVELDRIFDSLHTTADALGPQGANKDGSLSRLLGVSADNLDGQGENLNQTVEDLSQAVTTLSDGRTDLFGTVRNLQVFTAALAADDKSVRSFNTDLAEVAGQLAGERKDLADALKNLGTALGDVSDFVKNNKKSLTSNVKGLSKVTKVLVTQRAALAELLEVAPTGLSNLNNAYNPSAGTLDTRNNAQQAQDPASLLCSVLKTTGDEGGKNDAGGKNPDCKELRDLFDSLPKVPQGSAVTGTVDRTLGGILGASA, from the coding sequence GTGAAGAACCTGAAGAGGCGGGTGGCCGTGGTCACCGCACTCACCCTCGTCGCCACGCTCACCTACGTGCTGTGGCCGCGCTCCGAGCCCGTGCACGTGACCGCGTACTTCCCGCGCACCGTCGGCATCTACCCCGGCTCCGACGTCCGCGTCCTCGGCGTCCGGATCGGCGAGGTCGAGAAGATCACGCCGGAGGGCGACCGGGTGCGGGTGGAGCTGAAGTACGACGCGGGCCGCAAGGTCCCAGCCGACGCCAAGGCCGCGATCATCAACTCCTCGGTGGTCAGCGACCGTTACGTACAACTGCTGCCGGTGTACCGGAAGGGCCCGGTACTGCGGAACGGCGCGGTCATCCCCGAGACGCGAACGGTCGTACCGGTCGAGCTGGACCGCATCTTCGACAGTCTGCACACGACGGCCGACGCGCTCGGCCCCCAGGGCGCCAACAAGGACGGCTCGCTGTCGCGGCTGCTCGGGGTGAGCGCGGACAACCTCGACGGCCAGGGCGAGAACCTCAACCAGACGGTCGAGGACCTCTCGCAGGCGGTCACCACGCTGTCCGACGGCCGCACGGACCTGTTCGGCACGGTACGGAATCTGCAGGTGTTCACGGCGGCGCTGGCCGCCGACGACAAGAGCGTGCGGTCGTTCAACACCGACCTCGCCGAGGTCGCCGGACAGCTCGCGGGCGAGCGCAAGGACCTCGCGGACGCGCTCAAGAACCTGGGGACGGCGCTCGGCGACGTGTCGGACTTCGTGAAGAACAACAAGAAGTCGCTGACCTCGAACGTGAAGGGCCTCAGCAAGGTGACCAAGGTGCTCGTCACCCAACGGGCCGCGCTGGCCGAACTGTTGGAGGTCGCTCCGACGGGCCTGTCGAACCTGAACAACGCCTACAACCCGTCCGCGGGCACCCTCGACACCCGCAACAACGCCCAGCAGGCGCAGGATCCGGCCTCACTGCTGTGCTCCGTGCTGAAGACGACCGGCGACGAAGGCGGAAAGAACGACGCGGGCGGCAAGAACCCCGATTGCAAGGAGCTGAGGGATCTCTTCGACTCCCTGCCCAAGGTGCCTCAGGGCTCCGCGGTGACGGGAACGGTCGACCGGACGCTCGGCGGAATTCTGGGGGCGAGCGCATGA
- a CDS encoding MCE family protein, translating into MSALRKVGAVAWAAVGSLLLSGCEFNGWYDVQLPGGAAADGHAYHVTVEFRDVLDLVPQSAVKVNNVTVGAVEKVRLDGWHARVRLRVADSVKLPANAVAELRQTSMLGEKYVALSAPTGTAPVGRLGDGDRIPLSRSGRNPEIEEVLSALSALLNGGGVAQLKTITVELNKALNGRESRVRSLLKELNTFIGGLDNQRKDIVRALKAVDRLAGRLGKEKKTIAQAVDAMPPALKVLADQRRDLTRMLTALSKLGKTGTKVVTASHDDTVANLKQLRPILRQLNKAGDDLPNSLELLTTYPFPRNVVDAVKGDYVNLDITADLDLAGIYGNVTDGNSGRGNGDSQKPDTPDVPDLPDLPDLPSVPTPTALPSTPSLPSSPSVPSAPSAPSGGGGPLCPPVCNSSYTTDADLPEGINLALAELMLKGVQP; encoded by the coding sequence ATGAGCGCACTGCGCAAGGTCGGGGCGGTCGCGTGGGCCGCGGTCGGATCGCTGCTGCTGTCCGGCTGCGAGTTCAACGGCTGGTACGACGTCCAGCTGCCCGGCGGAGCCGCCGCCGACGGCCACGCCTACCACGTCACCGTCGAGTTCCGCGACGTCCTCGACCTGGTGCCCCAGTCCGCGGTGAAGGTCAACAACGTCACCGTGGGCGCGGTCGAGAAGGTGCGGCTGGACGGCTGGCACGCGCGCGTACGGCTACGGGTCGCCGACTCCGTCAAGCTGCCCGCCAACGCGGTCGCCGAGCTGCGGCAGACCAGCATGCTCGGCGAGAAGTACGTCGCGCTCTCCGCCCCGACTGGCACGGCCCCCGTGGGCCGGCTCGGCGACGGCGACCGCATCCCGCTGTCCCGCAGCGGCCGCAATCCGGAGATCGAGGAGGTGCTGTCCGCGCTGTCCGCGCTGCTCAACGGCGGCGGAGTGGCCCAGCTCAAGACGATCACCGTGGAGCTGAACAAGGCCCTGAACGGCCGGGAGAGCCGGGTCAGATCGCTGCTCAAGGAGCTGAACACCTTCATCGGCGGCCTGGACAACCAGCGGAAGGACATCGTCCGCGCCCTCAAGGCCGTCGACCGCCTCGCGGGGCGGCTCGGGAAGGAGAAGAAGACGATCGCCCAGGCCGTCGACGCGATGCCACCCGCCCTGAAGGTCCTGGCCGACCAGCGGCGCGATCTGACAAGGATGCTCACCGCCCTGTCGAAGCTCGGCAAGACGGGCACCAAGGTGGTCACGGCCTCGCACGACGACACGGTCGCGAACCTCAAGCAGCTGCGGCCCATCCTGCGGCAGCTGAACAAGGCGGGCGACGATCTGCCCAACTCCCTGGAGCTGCTGACCACTTACCCGTTCCCGCGCAACGTGGTGGACGCCGTCAAGGGTGACTACGTCAACCTCGACATCACGGCGGACCTGGACCTGGCCGGCATCTACGGGAACGTGACGGACGGCAACTCCGGCCGGGGGAACGGCGATTCCCAGAAGCCCGACACTCCCGACGTACCGGATCTCCCCGATCTCCCCGACCTGCCGAGCGTGCCGACACCCACCGCGCTGCCGAGCACACCGAGCCTGCCGTCGTCCCCCTCGGTGCCGTCGGCGCCGTCGGCCCCGTCGGGCGGCGGCGGGCCGCTGTGCCCGCCGGTATGCAACAGCAGCTACACAACCGACGCCGACCTGCCCGAGGGGATCAACCTCGCGCTCGCGGAGCTGATGCTGAAGGGGGTCCAGCCGTGA
- a CDS encoding MlaD family protein: protein MITRTVKAQLLAFATVTAVGVSYVGAEYTGLVDDVLGRGYTVQADFADSGGIFQGAEVTYRGVPVGRVGALRLTGSDGVSVSLDIKDGAPRIPADTLAVVANRSAVGEQYVDLQPRSAHGPYLLDGSAIPRGSTRVPLPTTDLVLSLDRLVNSVGKDDLRVTVDELGKAFSGTGPNLSRLVDSGNALVESASESLPQTISLIEDSRKVLKTQADEGSSIKSFAHDLAALTAQLKSSDGDVRKLIGNATPAANQVNSLLKNISPHLSVLLANLISGGQVTLAHLPGVEQSLVTFPALVAGSYTVVPGDGTTHFGLVVNADDPPPCTQGYGTKRRDPSDTSTREANTDARCTAPHGSKTSVRGAQNAPGASTTSGGANQTAYVTPYDPETGTATGPDGRPVEIGSTGGQQAVFGRESWQWLLVGPMA from the coding sequence GTGATCACACGTACGGTCAAAGCCCAGTTGCTCGCCTTCGCCACCGTCACCGCCGTCGGGGTGTCGTACGTCGGCGCCGAATACACCGGCCTGGTGGACGACGTCCTGGGCCGCGGCTACACCGTGCAGGCGGACTTCGCCGACTCCGGGGGCATCTTCCAAGGCGCCGAGGTCACCTACCGCGGGGTGCCGGTGGGCCGCGTCGGCGCACTGCGGCTGACCGGCTCCGACGGCGTCTCGGTCTCCCTCGACATCAAGGACGGCGCGCCACGCATCCCGGCGGACACCCTGGCCGTGGTGGCGAACCGCTCGGCGGTGGGCGAGCAATACGTGGATCTACAGCCGCGTTCTGCGCATGGCCCCTATCTCCTCGACGGCAGCGCCATCCCGCGCGGCAGCACCCGCGTACCGCTGCCCACGACGGACTTGGTCCTCAGCCTGGACAGACTGGTGAACTCGGTCGGCAAGGACGATCTACGTGTCACCGTCGACGAGTTGGGCAAGGCCTTCTCGGGCACCGGCCCGAACCTGAGCCGACTGGTCGACTCGGGCAACGCGCTCGTGGAGTCGGCCTCCGAGTCACTCCCTCAGACGATCTCGCTGATCGAGGACTCGCGAAAGGTCCTCAAGACGCAGGCCGACGAGGGCTCGTCCATCAAGTCGTTCGCGCACGATCTTGCGGCGCTCACCGCCCAGCTGAAGTCGAGCGACGGGGACGTCCGCAAGCTGATCGGCAACGCGACGCCGGCGGCGAACCAGGTGAACTCGCTCCTGAAGAACATCTCACCGCACCTGTCGGTCCTGTTGGCGAACCTGATCAGCGGCGGCCAGGTCACGCTGGCCCACCTGCCCGGCGTGGAGCAGTCCCTGGTCACCTTCCCGGCACTGGTCGCGGGCAGCTACACAGTCGTCCCGGGCGACGGCACCACCCACTTCGGGCTGGTGGTGAACGCCGACGACCCGCCGCCGTGCACCCAGGGATACGGGACAAAGCGGCGTGACCCCTCGGACACCAGCACGCGCGAGGCGAACACCGACGCACGCTGCACGGCCCCGCACGGAAGCAAGACGTCGGTACGGGGCGCGCAGAACGCCCCCGGCGCGTCGACCACTTCCGGCGGCGCGAACCAGACGGCGTACGTCACGCCGTACGACCCGGAGACCGGCACCGCCACCGGCCCGGACGGAAGGCCCGTCGAGATCGGCTCGACGGGCGGTCAACAGGCGGTGTTCGGAAGGGAGTCGTGGCAATGGCTGCTAGTCGGGCCGATGGCATGA